Sequence from the Paralichthys olivaceus isolate ysfri-2021 chromosome 1, ASM2471397v2, whole genome shotgun sequence genome:
CCTCACTGTTCCTTTCATGGGTTGGCTAGATTTGCAGTCTTGCCTTGATATTTAGCATTCAGCAGACTGGTGCATCTGTATGCAAGTGTTTTCAGTCCTAGGGGAGACAGTGATGGTGGCAGGACAGCTCACATCAGAAGCTGTGGGGTGGTTTAAGGGGGGATATCTGAAGGTATGTTATGTGTATTCATGGATACAGACATTTCTCAGTCCAGGGAGATAGTGGGGCAGCTCTCACACCTCTGGCTGTTTAGCAGTGAAGAGTCGGGGTGTTTCTGTGTGGATTTTTAGTTCATGATGTCGGGCTCACATCTCTGGCTGCTCTGCATTAACCGGCTGGGTTCGGGGCTCGGGCGATTCATAGCGCTGATGGAAGTTTCTTTTCCTCATCTTCTCTGGGGCTTTTCTCCACAAAACGATCTCCTACACAAGAAGGCACAGAGTAGAGTTAAACTTCTGGTTATGAATAAATATGTACAAAACTAACGAAATTATGTCACATAAAAATGCTAAAACAATGCAGGAATGTATATGGGTCAAACATCACATATATCTTATAATCTTGTTGAATGGCAGTTAATGTTCAGTTTATAGTCAGACATATGCACTACTTTGTTGATGAGTTTCCAGGCCACTAAACAGTGTGCTCAGAGAAAAAGCGATACacaaattgtattattattatcattaatttaatttattttggtATCAACAAATTAAATTTGTATAACGAGTTGAAATCTCTATAAAAGCCGGTATTAGATAAGGGATTGAGTAAACTAAACTAGAAATATATTGCTATAACTTAGCTGACACTCaaaagtgtatctcagtgtgctGAACAGATAATAGCTCACTGATGTAGAGAACCACAGCTGTGTGAACGAGGGTGTTACCTGTTGTTTAAAGTATCTTCTATCCTCTTCGTCCACCAGCACCAGATTAAGGAAGTAGCGCACTGAGAACTTCTTATTGACGTCCCTCATGGTAGCTGTCAAATCATATCCTGTAAGGAAGCAGAAGATGTCATAGGCTGTCACTCAAATCAAAACTTAAATAGTAATATgcttaataaaatgttttaaaaaggaaGGACGCCATGAGGGAAAAGGACATTGTGATGACATGAGGTTGCATTTTGTCAGCGGCAGTGAGAGAAGAGCTCTTACCTGCCAGGAACAGTCTGATGGGGATTGATTCTCCTTTAACTGGAGCTCCATCCATGATTTCATACTTTGCAACAGTCTCCGTCTCAGTCGTAGTACTGGGACCTAaatagaaagacaaacagattcATTAAACCAACTACAGCATTTAACAGAAAAAGCTCTAATGTGATGAACTTTGAAGTAAGCACAGAACGATGCTACTCAAGTTTAGCTTATCTTTACAAATGGCTATCCGGGATTCTTACCAATGCCTGTTGTCTCCTTCTTGATGAGCTGCAGCTCCATGTGCTGGATCTTAATCCTGACCAGCAGGAAGTAGATCTTCCCAACAATCACATCCTTGAGGTGGTATCTTGTAAAGAGACACATGAAAGAAGCTGCTCAAACTGATGAGGGGCAGGTCTTAATCGGTCTTGGGGTTTTTACTTCAATCGAGAAGTTAAAGCAAAATGAATCTCACTTGGATTTATTGTACTCAAACTCGATGTGGAGACAGTCTTCTATGCCGACCTCCATCTTGATTGAGTTGTTGACATCTGGGTACGTGGCTAACTGGTGGACGATCAACTCGTATTCCTTCACTAAGTCAGAGAGACGACGAACTATTGTCACCCTGAGGAAATACCTGTGAGGAGCACACAGACACGCAAGCTTTAAGACCAAAACAGTGATGACTGATGCTACGATAATAATCCACTGCATCAACATCATAAAAAGAAGACATGAAATTGAGGTGTGGACTTTCAGGTATTTTTCTCACTcttatgtacacacacacacctggctcACAATAATTTTTTGTTTCTAAGATATACTATCAATCACATTGGCCGTAAGTTACACTTCAATTGTccattaatatatattatatatttttgacaAGTTAATCATAAAAGCTGTGAAAAGTGTCCATGCTGTCTCACAGACACTTTCAAATAGTCACATTATCAGTACAAGATGAGTTAGCCCAGCAGACTGTTTACTTCTATAAGATTGAACATGGATACTCAATAACAAAGTTCATTGCCTGTCCAGAAAAATTGGTCAGAATGAAACACGTGTTTACAGTCACAGATATAATAATACATCCATGTGATCGATAATATATTAGAAGCTGCAGCTTTCCTCATGTTAAACTGTTATGATTGTACCTTAGCCTGACATTAGCTCCAGTGTAGGACTCGTAGGGCTTCTCCACCTGCATGAACTCAAAGTCGTAGCTTCTGTTCTGAGTGAGTTCTCCAGGCAGCGCTAACTCTTTCACCAAGTCCACAAATTCATGGGTGTTGCTCTTATCAGAGAACAGCTCTGAAATACAGCAGAGTGGAGTTTTAGTCTGTGTAGTGtttcaaagaaaacaatataAAGATGCATGAaacggacacacacattttctataGCTTTAAAGGCGCACAGCTTTTGCTCCACAACAGCTAATGGAGGAGAGACTGAGGAGAGTTCAGCTCCACCAGAGCAGGCTGCACATGATGACCACATGCTCTGGTAAACCTTTTAGTCATGTGAGAAAATCCAAATGTAGAAAAGCAGTTTTAACAGCTACAAAGCATAAGCATTTTGCAAATGATCTGACTGTCCTACaaacaaagcaagaaaaaagGTTAGGAGAGTTTATCATAATTATAAATAGCAGCTGTCTTTTCAACACCTCTTAGAAGAGACATGAAAGTAAAGTAAGAACAGAGAGATAATGAATACATCACTTTTATCATGCTCACCTATCTGTCCGACAAACTCGATGCGGATGCCCTGATGCTCGAGTCGCTTTCCTCCCTGCCTCACATTTAGATTCACCTGAACCAAAAAGAATGTTTTCATCATGACATTTGACAATATTACCaatttacaaacacattttaaaatgacaaagaaaagatAGTCCATCCTCTCTTTATAGAACACAAACAACCACCCCCCCCAAAAGAGCTATCCGTTGTTACAACATAACATACTGCTGGTGCTGTGTTTATACACGTTTTGGAAAATCAAGTGTTTGTAGTACTGGTCCAAACAGGTTAGGCcattgagaaaagaaaatattcaatgACAGTGGGCAAACAGCCAATCAGGTAGAAATTAATAAACTCCAATATTAAATCTGTGGAATTTAAAGGTAACTGCTTCTACTACATTCTGAGCAAATCTTGCAAACACATCAGAACAACATAAATTTCCCATAGGACTCattaaaagctgttttcagacatgcactagaCTCCGCAGTTCctctggattttctccagaggaggtacagtgtcagagtgagacacgctgcagtttctgtggactttatcTGCCTGACCTCCAAGTATAATGTCAAAGTAGATGTCAGAACAGCATTGGATCCCACGCTGGaagaaatttaaaacaaaacaaaaagaaaacaaatatctcctggtgaaatGCAAAGTT
This genomic interval carries:
- the vps26a gene encoding vacuolar protein sorting-associated protein 26A, whose product is MSFLGGLFGPVCEIDVLLNDAENRKTAELKTEDGKVEKHYLFYDGESVSGKVNLNVRQGGKRLEHQGIRIEFVGQIELFSDKSNTHEFVDLVKELALPGELTQNRSYDFEFMQVEKPYESYTGANVRLRYFLRVTIVRRLSDLVKEYELIVHQLATYPDVNNSIKMEVGIEDCLHIEFEYNKSKYHLKDVIVGKIYFLLVRIKIQHMELQLIKKETTGIGPSTTTETETVAKYEIMDGAPVKGESIPIRLFLAGYDLTATMRDVNKKFSVRYFLNLVLVDEEDRRYFKQQEIVLWRKAPEKMRKRNFHQRYESPEPRTQPVNAEQPEM